One window from the genome of Pedobacter schmidteae encodes:
- a CDS encoding exodeoxyribonuclease V subunit beta, producing the protein MPQQPLKILQASAGSGKTFSLTAHYLTLLLSGETKYREILAVTFTNKATEEMKTRIMEVLHGFATGDAQFDGYRDIVIKGNPSLDASSLKEKADKIYRKILHDYSRFSVSTIDGFVQKVIRGFAFELGLDAGYNLEMNYDKVKDDLVTKLDEALDHNKQLLQWIIDLAIERINDNKSWNYKAELYNLIGEIFKERFQVFEEAIDALGPDSIDALFTEYVNTTKAAVKSFETELTNLAIKAQEVFNRFGVEKEHLNRKSVSPLAKIPFIIKGDLSKIEPLFNYIDEPDMWFQKNINLDEVYQAMNPILKAIRTYYLEHLPNYTLAIAFSKNLYYLRLMQEVASLLKVYREENDNLLISDAQKLITGITDDAGDNPSFIWEKVGTRYRNFLFDEFQDTSTSQWNSFRSLLTNAIATPTEEFTDHLIVGDTKQSIYRWRNGDWNILHRQAKYDIGADRVLEESLEENYRSAEHIITFNNYIYKQIPLLLQNELNRGLEGKPEALNSWWRQQSFDRIITDIYSTSTQQFAPKTAIGGTIKLRKIGKEDVPEEQRFTETVFRDIALNEIVVEIGRLKAEQGYAARDIAILVRSNTEAITTVKKLMGHGIDVISGEALQIANNLGVQLIVDTMKALIGLDAETALYKANCIALYNSLKNISPDANHYLNLNHTSFSSLGAVLPASLCENWQSWIQLPLPELVEMLIESYGLSEMETHLPYLLAFRDLAGNATRLGEKGIVAFLSWWDEEGIYKSLPSPESADAIQVITIHKSKGLAFRAVFIPFCNWEIKGKVNSVFWVSSENTAFDALRGIPLRYNESLSNSTVAKAYYEELLYNHMDALNMLYVATTRSRDYLYIATMAKKDAGKLSTIGDVLNMSFENDFDENNIYEILDEVPAKEGRQNAIKEIALSHYPTTSRLAELYIPNEEQHLKHLLNIQKSGRRGSLLHDVLANVGTVKEVDGYLDGLVLEGLILEKEKGELRTSVLDVLNNTDLRVILDRATESITEKNIIDAEGKMHRPDRVLLNADEVIILDYKFTLQEAKEHIEQVLNYKELFTQMGYSKVSGYLFYAVTKQLKSI; encoded by the coding sequence ATGCCTCAACAGCCATTAAAAATATTACAAGCTTCTGCCGGATCAGGCAAAACATTCAGTTTAACAGCGCATTATTTAACCTTGCTGTTATCCGGAGAAACCAAATACAGGGAAATTCTGGCGGTAACCTTTACCAATAAGGCCACCGAGGAAATGAAAACCCGCATTATGGAAGTGTTGCATGGTTTTGCCACAGGTGATGCACAGTTTGACGGCTACAGGGATATCGTGATCAAGGGAAATCCTTCGCTGGATGCCAGCAGTTTGAAAGAGAAGGCAGATAAGATTTATCGGAAAATCCTGCACGATTACAGCCGGTTTTCCGTAAGTACCATTGATGGGTTTGTACAAAAAGTAATCCGGGGTTTTGCTTTTGAATTAGGACTGGATGCCGGGTACAACCTGGAAATGAATTATGATAAGGTTAAAGATGACCTGGTAACTAAGCTGGATGAGGCTCTGGATCATAACAAACAACTTTTGCAATGGATTATTGATCTGGCGATAGAAAGGATAAATGACAATAAGAGCTGGAACTATAAGGCTGAGCTGTATAACCTGATTGGTGAAATATTTAAAGAGCGGTTCCAGGTTTTTGAAGAAGCTATTGATGCCCTTGGCCCCGATAGCATTGATGCGCTTTTTACCGAATATGTAAATACAACTAAAGCGGCGGTAAAAAGCTTTGAAACAGAACTGACCAACCTGGCTATAAAGGCCCAGGAGGTATTTAACCGGTTTGGGGTAGAGAAAGAGCATTTAAATAGAAAGTCGGTAAGCCCTCTGGCCAAAATTCCGTTCATCATCAAGGGGGACTTATCTAAGATAGAGCCGCTTTTTAATTATATTGATGAACCGGACATGTGGTTCCAAAAAAATATCAATCTGGATGAAGTTTACCAGGCCATGAATCCAATATTGAAAGCGATCAGAACATACTATTTGGAGCATCTGCCCAATTATACACTAGCCATCGCTTTTAGTAAAAATCTCTATTATTTACGCCTGATGCAGGAGGTGGCATCGTTATTAAAAGTTTACCGCGAGGAAAATGATAACCTGCTGATTAGTGATGCGCAAAAGCTGATTACCGGAATTACTGATGACGCGGGAGATAATCCCTCTTTTATATGGGAAAAGGTAGGTACCCGGTACCGGAATTTTTTGTTTGATGAATTTCAGGATACCTCAACCAGTCAGTGGAACAGCTTCCGCTCACTGCTAACCAATGCGATCGCCACGCCAACAGAGGAATTTACAGACCATCTGATAGTGGGCGATACCAAGCAATCTATTTACAGGTGGCGTAACGGAGATTGGAATATTCTGCACCGGCAGGCAAAGTACGACATTGGTGCCGACCGCGTTTTGGAGGAAAGCCTGGAAGAGAATTATCGCAGTGCCGAGCACATCATCACTTTTAACAATTACATTTATAAGCAAATTCCGCTGTTGCTTCAAAATGAACTGAATCGGGGCCTGGAAGGTAAGCCGGAAGCATTGAATAGTTGGTGGCGGCAGCAAAGTTTTGATCGGATCATTACAGATATATACAGTACATCAACACAGCAGTTTGCTCCTAAAACGGCCATAGGCGGAACCATAAAGCTGCGAAAAATAGGGAAAGAGGATGTGCCGGAAGAGCAACGTTTTACCGAGACAGTATTTAGAGATATTGCATTAAATGAGATTGTTGTTGAAATTGGGCGCCTTAAAGCTGAGCAGGGCTATGCTGCAAGAGATATCGCCATATTGGTACGATCGAACACTGAAGCGATAACCACAGTAAAGAAGCTGATGGGGCACGGCATAGATGTGATTTCGGGCGAAGCCTTACAGATTGCCAACAATTTGGGAGTGCAGCTGATTGTTGATACGATGAAAGCGCTTATCGGATTGGATGCCGAAACGGCTTTGTATAAGGCTAATTGTATTGCTTTATATAATTCGTTAAAAAATATAAGTCCGGACGCAAATCATTACCTCAATTTAAATCATACCTCCTTTAGCAGCTTGGGGGCAGTATTGCCCGCGTCCCTGTGTGAAAACTGGCAAAGTTGGATACAGTTGCCCTTGCCCGAACTGGTAGAAATGCTGATTGAGAGCTATGGTTTGAGCGAGATGGAAACGCATTTACCTTACCTTCTGGCATTCAGGGATCTGGCTGGTAATGCTACCAGATTGGGAGAAAAGGGAATTGTGGCCTTTTTAAGTTGGTGGGATGAAGAAGGGATATATAAATCTTTGCCTTCGCCCGAAAGCGCTGATGCGATACAGGTAATTACCATTCACAAATCAAAAGGACTGGCTTTTAGGGCTGTTTTTATTCCCTTTTGTAATTGGGAGATCAAAGGAAAGGTCAACTCTGTTTTTTGGGTGTCCTCGGAAAACACGGCCTTTGATGCATTACGGGGTATTCCATTGAGATACAATGAGTCGCTTAGTAATTCGACGGTTGCAAAGGCTTATTATGAGGAGTTATTATATAACCATATGGACGCATTAAATATGCTATATGTAGCCACCACAAGATCCCGGGATTATTTATATATCGCCACTATGGCAAAAAAGGATGCGGGCAAACTGAGTACTATTGGCGATGTGCTGAACATGTCCTTTGAAAATGATTTTGATGAAAACAATATTTATGAAATTTTAGATGAGGTGCCGGCAAAGGAAGGAAGGCAAAATGCTATAAAAGAGATAGCGCTGAGTCACTACCCCACTACGAGTCGTTTAGCAGAGCTATATATCCCGAATGAGGAGCAACACCTGAAACATCTTTTAAACATTCAGAAATCGGGTAGAAGAGGATCTTTGCTGCATGATGTACTGGCAAATGTGGGAACTGTTAAAGAAGTTGACGGTTATCTGGATGGCCTGGTGCTGGAAGGATTGATATTGGAAAAGGAGAAAGGCGAATTACGTACTTCGGTACTGGATGTTTTGAACAACACGGACCTAAGGGTTATACTGGATAGGGCCACAGAGAGCATTACTGAGAAGAATATTATTGATGCAGAAGGAAAAATGCATCGGCCGGACAGGGTACTGCTTAATGCCGATGAGGTGATTATTCTGGACTATAAATTTACGCTGCAGGAGGCGAAGGAGCATATAGAACAGGTATTGAATTATAAAGAGCTGTTTACCCAAATGGGCTACAGCAAGGTAAGTGGTTATTTATTTTACGCGGTGACCAAACAACTCAAATCTATTTAA
- a CDS encoding glycoside hydrolase family 3 protein translates to MNFKHFFIVTLLLMASLFTAQAQRKSYLQTLAEPNEWVDSVFKRLSKRQKIAQMFFVRAHTNFGKAYEDSIGKVIKKERIGGLVFFQGGPGRQAILTNQYQSLARVPLLITSDGEWGLGMRLDSTISYPYQMALGAVQDKELLYKMGLEVAKDYKRIGMHMNLAPDVDVNNNPKNPVINFRSFGENKYNVATKAAAYMKGMQDGGLLVSIKHFPGHGDTDVDSHYDLPQLKFTKNRLDSLELYPFKELIKEGAAGVMIAHMNIPALDNTPNMPSTLSKPIVTGLLKEELGFKGIVISDAMGMNGVVKHFKDGEADVMGIIAGNDVLELSENSARAIKLVRKAVRADRISMDQIDQSVRKILMAKYWAGLNVKETVKESNVLAEVNRPESEALLKQLSEASMTLLRGKENIQQLSAEKRTVIISIGTPQVTLFQRELGAYYKNAVFYTLDKNASANAIAKVLRELKAFDQLIIGIHDTRTRPGNGMVLSADLKQFIKDMSLSNAVFALFANPYNLAAIPGLEKSNGLLVAYQKEDFMQKAAAEVIKNQVVPSGKLPVTVNTFFKYGDGL, encoded by the coding sequence ATGAATTTCAAGCACTTTTTCATCGTTACACTACTCTTAATGGCTAGTTTATTTACAGCACAAGCACAAAGAAAAAGTTACCTGCAAACTTTGGCCGAGCCTAATGAATGGGTCGACTCTGTATTTAAACGCTTGAGTAAAAGACAAAAAATTGCGCAAATGTTTTTTGTACGGGCACATACCAATTTTGGAAAAGCCTATGAAGATTCGATAGGTAAAGTAATTAAGAAAGAACGTATAGGCGGATTGGTTTTTTTTCAAGGTGGCCCGGGGCGACAAGCGATTTTAACCAATCAATATCAGTCGCTGGCCAGGGTACCTTTATTGATCACTTCGGATGGAGAATGGGGTTTGGGTATGCGACTGGACAGTACCATTTCTTATCCTTATCAAATGGCCCTGGGTGCTGTGCAAGACAAAGAATTGTTGTATAAAATGGGACTGGAGGTAGCTAAAGACTATAAACGTATTGGGATGCACATGAACCTGGCACCAGATGTGGATGTGAACAATAATCCTAAAAACCCGGTGATCAACTTCCGCTCTTTTGGCGAGAATAAATATAATGTAGCCACAAAAGCAGCAGCTTATATGAAAGGGATGCAGGATGGTGGATTGTTGGTTAGTATTAAACATTTTCCGGGACATGGGGATACCGATGTAGATTCGCATTACGATTTACCACAGTTAAAGTTTACCAAAAACCGTTTGGACAGTCTGGAGCTTTATCCTTTTAAAGAACTAATTAAAGAGGGAGCTGCGGGTGTGATGATTGCACATATGAACATCCCGGCATTGGATAATACACCAAATATGCCTTCTACCTTGTCCAAACCTATTGTTACCGGTCTATTAAAAGAGGAGCTTGGTTTTAAGGGAATTGTGATTTCTGATGCGATGGGCATGAACGGGGTGGTGAAACACTTTAAAGATGGTGAGGCCGATGTGATGGGTATCATTGCCGGTAACGATGTTTTAGAGCTTTCGGAAAACAGCGCAAGGGCAATAAAGCTGGTACGTAAGGCAGTTCGTGCAGATAGGATTAGCATGGATCAGATAGATCAGAGTGTGAGAAAAATTCTGATGGCTAAATATTGGGCAGGCTTAAACGTTAAAGAAACTGTAAAGGAAAGCAATGTATTGGCAGAAGTAAACCGTCCGGAAAGCGAGGCATTGTTAAAGCAATTGTCCGAAGCGTCAATGACCTTGTTAAGGGGTAAAGAAAATATTCAACAGCTTAGTGCCGAGAAACGGACCGTAATCATCAGCATTGGAACACCTCAAGTCACTTTGTTTCAGCGCGAACTGGGTGCCTATTATAAAAATGCAGTTTTTTATACATTGGATAAAAATGCCAGTGCCAACGCTATTGCAAAGGTGTTGAGGGAGCTTAAAGCATTTGATCAACTGATTATAGGAATTCATGATACACGTACGCGTCCTGGAAATGGAATGGTGCTGAGTGCCGATCTGAAGCAGTTTATTAAAGATATGTCGTTGAGCAATGCGGTTTTTGCCCTGTTTGCTAATCCCTATAATCTGGCGGCTATACCAGGATTAGAAAAAAGCAACGGTTTGCTGGTCGCCTATCAGAAAGAAGATTTTATGCAAAAGGCTGCTGCAGAGGTGATCAAAAACCAGGTGGTGCCTAGCGGAAAACTACCGGTTACCGTGAATACGTTTTTTAAGTACGGCGACGGACTTTAG
- a CDS encoding ThiF family adenylyltransferase, with protein sequence MSDLNWLSRSALLVGNEGIDILQQKHVLVVGLGGVGSFAAEFMCRSGIGEMTIVDGDVVDPTNRNRQLPALFTNHGVSKADIMKERLRAINPDIKLHVIKDFLTPQKCRELMEQPFDYVMDCIDSLTPKTILLSKALEKNVPIVSSMGAGGKLDPTQLRVTWLPDTYQCVFAQSIRKRLKKQGNYSRIKAVFSTETVAKESLVMTDGSNFKRSAYGTISYLPAAFGGVCASVAIRDLLGQPIVMATRPSRIAAKKKPAKAK encoded by the coding sequence ATGTCTGATTTAAACTGGTTGTCGCGCTCTGCCTTACTGGTAGGAAATGAGGGGATTGATATTTTGCAGCAGAAACATGTGTTGGTAGTTGGACTTGGCGGTGTAGGCTCTTTTGCTGCCGAGTTTATGTGTCGTTCGGGCATAGGTGAGATGACTATTGTAGATGGGGATGTTGTGGATCCAACTAATCGTAACAGACAGTTACCGGCATTGTTTACCAATCATGGGGTAAGTAAGGCCGACATTATGAAGGAACGTTTACGGGCTATTAATCCGGATATCAAGCTACATGTGATTAAAGATTTTTTAACGCCGCAAAAATGCAGGGAGCTGATGGAGCAGCCCTTTGATTATGTGATGGACTGTATCGACAGTTTGACACCTAAAACGATCCTGTTATCCAAAGCGCTGGAAAAAAATGTGCCAATAGTCAGTTCCATGGGAGCGGGGGGTAAGTTGGATCCTACTCAGTTACGGGTAACCTGGTTGCCCGATACCTATCAATGTGTTTTTGCTCAATCTATTCGCAAAAGACTAAAGAAACAGGGAAACTACAGTCGGATTAAGGCTGTATTTTCGACTGAGACCGTAGCTAAGGAGTCGTTGGTGATGACTGATGGCAGCAATTTTAAACGTTCTGCTTATGGGACTATTTCGTATCTGCCGGCAGCTTTTGGAGGTGTTTGTGCTTCGGTGGCTATCAGAGATCTGTTAGGCCAGCCGATTGTGATGGCCACGCGGCCATCACGAATCGCGGCAAAAAAGAAACCTGCAAAAGCAAAATAA
- a CDS encoding thioredoxin family protein, giving the protein MKTSIFLLFAVIGLSSATFAQGKKDFQVQQAQPVKVYNPNANARADIDAAVAKAKKQGKHVFIQVGGNWCSWCILFHKMVDATPEVKNYLNDNYETVLVNYSKENKNADVMASLGYPGRFGFPVFVILDGNGKVLHIQNSAYLEEGKGHSVPKVMEFLKGWTSAAIKPENNQY; this is encoded by the coding sequence ATGAAAACATCAATCTTTCTCCTGTTCGCAGTTATCGGCCTTTCCAGTGCAACATTTGCACAAGGCAAAAAGGATTTTCAGGTGCAACAGGCACAGCCGGTAAAAGTTTACAATCCCAACGCCAATGCCAGGGCCGATATTGACGCCGCAGTGGCCAAAGCCAAAAAACAAGGTAAGCATGTATTCATTCAGGTGGGCGGCAATTGGTGTAGCTGGTGCATCCTGTTTCATAAAATGGTTGATGCCACGCCTGAAGTTAAAAACTATCTAAATGACAATTACGAAACTGTTTTGGTCAACTACAGTAAAGAGAATAAAAATGCGGATGTAATGGCTAGTTTGGGCTACCCAGGCCGCTTCGGCTTCCCGGTATTCGTTATTTTGGATGGAAACGGCAAAGTGCTCCATATCCAAAACTCAGCCTATCTGGAAGAAGGAAAAGGTCATAGCGTACCCAAAGTAATGGAATTTTTAAAAGGATGGACCTCTGCTGCTATAAAACCGGAAAACAACCAGTATTAG
- a CDS encoding TatD family hydrolase — protein MQFLDIHTHHEGQAAGTISILSISLTGDSQELFPMVIERAIASGGGISVGLHPWFATLTHLERDYQLLELEAKRPEVKMIGECGLDRLKGESLHNQLMILRKQLSLAEELRKPVILHCVRCFDELMGLKKEMNMSVPMIIHGFNKNEALGRQLLSKGFYLSFGKAILNPNSGAAVLLKEADIFFLETDDADCGIAEIYEVAANLKKCTVAELKALIFANWEKII, from the coding sequence ATGCAGTTTTTGGACATCCATACGCATCATGAAGGGCAGGCTGCCGGAACAATCAGCATCTTAAGTATTTCGTTAACTGGCGATTCGCAGGAGCTGTTTCCAATGGTAATCGAACGGGCGATAGCAAGTGGAGGTGGTATAAGTGTAGGCTTGCATCCTTGGTTTGCTACTTTGACACATCTGGAAAGAGATTATCAGTTGCTTGAACTGGAGGCTAAAAGGCCTGAGGTAAAAATGATTGGTGAGTGTGGCCTGGATAGACTGAAAGGCGAAAGTCTGCACAACCAGTTGATGATACTGAGAAAGCAGCTAAGTCTGGCCGAAGAACTTCGTAAACCGGTAATTTTGCATTGTGTGCGATGCTTTGACGAACTGATGGGCTTGAAAAAGGAAATGAATATGAGTGTACCGATGATTATTCATGGTTTCAACAAAAATGAGGCACTGGGCAGGCAACTGCTGTCTAAAGGCTTCTATCTCTCTTTTGGTAAAGCTATTCTGAACCCCAATTCGGGGGCTGCTGTGTTATTAAAGGAGGCTGATATTTTCTTTCTGGAAACAGATGATGCCGATTGCGGGATTGCCGAAATTTATGAGGTTGCGGCAAATTTAAAAAAATGTACGGTAGCCGAATTAAAAGCGCTTATTTTTGCCAACTGGGAAAAAATAATTTGA
- a CDS encoding pyruvate dehydrogenase complex E1 component subunit beta gives MREIQFREALREALSEEMRKNENVFLMGEEVAQYNGAYKVSQGMLDEFGDKRVIDTPIAELGFAGIAIGSAMNGLIPVVEFMTFNFSLVAIDQIINGAAKMLSMSGGQFPVPIVFRGPTGNAGQLGAQHSQNFENWYANCPGLKVVVPSTPYEAKGLLKQAILDPDPVIFMESEVMYGDKGEVPEEEYYLPIGKANIVKEGTDVTIVTFGKMLTRVVNPAVEELTKEGINVEVIDLRTVRPIDYATIIESVKKTNRLVVVEEAWPLASLSSEIAFNVQKNAFDYLDAPVLRITCADVPLPYAPTLIAASLPNAERVVKAVKEVMYVNK, from the coding sequence ATGAGAGAGATTCAATTTAGAGAAGCTTTGCGTGAAGCCTTAAGCGAGGAAATGCGTAAAAATGAAAACGTTTTCCTTATGGGCGAGGAAGTTGCGCAATACAACGGTGCTTATAAAGTTAGTCAGGGTATGCTTGATGAGTTTGGCGATAAACGTGTGATTGACACACCTATTGCTGAATTGGGCTTTGCCGGAATTGCTATAGGTTCTGCTATGAACGGGTTGATCCCGGTTGTAGAGTTTATGACCTTTAACTTCTCTCTGGTTGCTATCGATCAGATCATTAACGGCGCGGCTAAAATGTTATCAATGAGCGGCGGACAGTTCCCTGTTCCAATCGTTTTTCGCGGCCCAACAGGTAACGCAGGCCAGTTAGGTGCACAGCACTCTCAGAACTTTGAGAACTGGTATGCCAACTGTCCGGGTTTAAAAGTTGTAGTTCCTTCTACACCTTACGAAGCTAAAGGTTTGCTGAAACAGGCTATTTTAGATCCAGATCCGGTTATCTTTATGGAGTCGGAAGTAATGTATGGCGACAAAGGTGAAGTTCCTGAAGAAGAATATTACCTGCCTATTGGTAAGGCCAATATAGTTAAAGAAGGTACAGATGTAACCATTGTAACTTTTGGTAAAATGCTAACCCGTGTGGTGAACCCTGCGGTTGAAGAACTGACTAAAGAAGGAATCAATGTAGAGGTAATCGATTTGCGTACAGTACGTCCTATTGATTATGCAACCATCATCGAATCGGTGAAAAAAACAAATCGCCTGGTTGTCGTAGAGGAAGCATGGCCATTGGCTTCACTTTCTTCTGAGATTGCGTTTAACGTTCAGAAGAATGCATTCGATTATCTGGATGCACCGGTATTGCGTATTACCTGCGCTGACGTACCGCTTCCGTATGCACCAACCCTGATTGCTGCAAGCTTACCAAACGCAGAGCGCGTGGTGAAAGCAGTAAAAGAGGTGATGTATGTAAATAAATAG
- a CDS encoding PD-(D/E)XK nuclease family protein encodes MKPFLQEVAADLVTKFGDNLQHCAIIFNNKRPAAYLQKHLADLIGKPFFSPSFFTVQEFFAKWTEYRIADFYIQFFTLHKIYNQLLKEEGMEAFSGNKFFPLAKIMLADFSQIDIDLVDADKIYRDLEDISVINREFDYLSPEQYAYLSQFWTSYSEGKHKRQQELFIKMWRRMPKLYHKFHVALKEQGYVTNGAVYRGLAEGNASEQDFIKGFEKGKIIFAGFNALSNAEAKIFVNLQAADKALFYFDADSYYLDDPLQEAGLFLRKNIYQLGIKNVFEKQPGLMRREKHRVNVYNVQGQSAQAKILNNILEEDYLGVAGDRSVAVVLADESLLIPTLQTIPATYQDKDVALNVTMGFALAASSVYGLIDLWCSCQLEIQQTGRLSYKNVASFLAHPLTGLSQHMRDKIKTALLAEKEVEVPYARLMNQKGLFEVFFGKLLHAGEVMERLLEMMNMVLSRLSNAGVLKKIDAELFVKTIQELNRLYDTFGKHVDQEEISFIISLVQKALMGLAVPLSGDPLTGIQVMGLLETRNLNFDKVVMLGFNEGIVPKSSAGNSFIPDSIRRVYGLPVLENQDAISAYMVYRLIQRAGDISFVYNSLTDESTSGEPSRILKQLAYESGFEFNYYSLNLKVKTEPLKEIMIQKEGNDAIQKGLQRYLDKQKTLSPSALTQYILNPIDFFFNYIAGIKEPKEVTAVVEANEVGSILHKVMEYFYEDCIGQEITAPLLKEKRKQIPVMTEKAFAEVIFENPDKPVAFKGMQKVILAIVEAYVHIIVNQDETQVPFRIESLEQRVEADVSFPLRGKEASIRIGGIIDRVDLKDGVIRIVDYKTGSDKLSYKDIPELFNTDGKHINKALIQTLLYTYVYEQFSGKTGVEPNLYVVKTMSQDGVWFKSGRQSLSGAYLEEVKPEFLSALREKLTELFEGPYFKSSLIEDNYKYSIYKTLFGK; translated from the coding sequence ATGAAGCCATTTTTACAGGAAGTAGCAGCAGATCTGGTCACAAAATTTGGGGATAACCTACAGCATTGCGCCATCATTTTTAACAATAAAAGACCAGCGGCTTATTTGCAGAAGCATTTGGCTGATCTGATTGGAAAACCTTTTTTTAGCCCTTCTTTTTTTACTGTCCAGGAGTTTTTTGCCAAGTGGACCGAATACCGCATTGCCGATTTTTATATACAGTTTTTTACACTGCATAAAATTTATAACCAACTCTTGAAGGAAGAAGGAATGGAAGCCTTTTCGGGTAATAAATTTTTTCCTTTGGCCAAGATTATGTTAGCCGATTTTTCGCAGATAGATATTGACCTGGTTGATGCGGATAAAATTTACCGCGATCTGGAGGATATTTCGGTGATCAACAGAGAATTTGATTATTTAAGTCCGGAGCAGTATGCGTATTTATCGCAATTCTGGACTTCCTATTCGGAAGGTAAGCATAAAAGGCAGCAGGAATTATTCATAAAGATGTGGCGTAGGATGCCTAAGCTTTATCATAAGTTTCATGTGGCACTAAAAGAACAAGGATACGTGACCAATGGTGCCGTATACAGGGGGCTGGCCGAAGGCAATGCAAGTGAGCAGGATTTTATAAAAGGGTTTGAAAAGGGGAAAATCATTTTTGCCGGCTTTAACGCATTAAGCAATGCCGAAGCAAAAATTTTTGTGAATTTGCAGGCGGCAGATAAGGCCTTGTTCTATTTTGATGCCGACAGTTATTACCTGGATGATCCGTTGCAGGAAGCAGGACTGTTTTTAAGAAAAAACATTTATCAGCTGGGCATTAAAAATGTCTTTGAAAAACAGCCTGGTTTGATGCGCAGGGAAAAACACAGGGTGAATGTATACAATGTGCAGGGACAGTCGGCACAAGCTAAGATCCTGAACAATATTTTAGAAGAGGATTATTTGGGGGTGGCCGGTGACAGGTCGGTGGCAGTTGTGTTGGCTGATGAGAGTTTGCTGATCCCCACGTTGCAGACCATTCCGGCCACTTATCAGGACAAAGATGTTGCGCTGAATGTCACTATGGGTTTTGCCCTCGCTGCTTCGAGTGTATATGGGCTGATTGATCTATGGTGTAGTTGTCAGCTGGAAATTCAGCAAACGGGACGTTTATCGTATAAAAATGTGGCTTCTTTTTTGGCGCATCCGCTAACCGGCCTAAGTCAGCATATGCGCGATAAGATTAAAACAGCTTTGCTGGCCGAGAAGGAAGTGGAAGTTCCCTATGCGAGGCTGATGAACCAGAAAGGTCTTTTTGAAGTGTTTTTTGGAAAGCTGCTGCATGCCGGTGAAGTAATGGAGCGGCTACTGGAGATGATGAATATGGTGCTGTCGAGGCTTTCAAACGCGGGTGTGTTGAAGAAAATCGATGCCGAACTATTTGTGAAAACGATCCAGGAGCTGAACCGGCTATATGATACTTTTGGAAAGCATGTGGATCAGGAGGAGATTTCGTTTATCATTTCATTGGTGCAAAAAGCGCTGATGGGATTGGCGGTGCCACTTTCGGGCGACCCCCTGACCGGTATTCAGGTGATGGGTTTATTGGAAACTAGGAACCTTAATTTTGATAAGGTGGTGATGCTGGGCTTTAATGAAGGAATTGTGCCAAAATCTTCGGCCGGGAACAGCTTTATCCCTGATAGCATCCGCCGCGTTTATGGTTTACCTGTTCTGGAAAATCAGGATGCGATTTCGGCTTATATGGTATACAGACTTATTCAGCGTGCCGGAGACATCAGTTTTGTTTACAATAGTCTTACTGACGAGTCGACGTCTGGCGAACCGAGCCGAATTTTGAAACAACTGGCCTATGAAAGTGGCTTTGAATTTAATTACTATTCGCTGAATTTGAAGGTAAAGACAGAACCGCTTAAGGAAATAATGATTCAGAAAGAAGGCAATGATGCTATTCAGAAAGGTTTGCAACGGTACCTGGATAAGCAGAAAACACTTTCTCCATCGGCACTGACGCAGTATATTCTTAACCCCATAGATTTCTTTTTCAATTATATTGCCGGAATTAAAGAGCCGAAAGAAGTTACGGCAGTAGTAGAAGCCAATGAAGTAGGATCTATCCTGCACAAGGTGATGGAGTATTTTTATGAGGATTGTATTGGCCAGGAGATTACGGCTCCGTTGCTTAAGGAAAAACGGAAGCAGATTCCGGTTATGACCGAAAAGGCTTTTGCAGAGGTTATATTTGAAAATCCTGATAAACCGGTGGCATTTAAAGGGATGCAAAAGGTAATCCTGGCTATTGTGGAGGCGTATGTTCATATCATTGTTAATCAGGATGAGACACAGGTACCCTTTCGGATTGAGAGTTTGGAGCAGCGGGTGGAAGCAGATGTCAGTTTCCCGCTTCGCGGAAAAGAAGCGAGCATCAGGATTGGAGGGATTATTGACCGGGTGGATTTAAAAGATGGAGTGATCAGGATTGTTGATTATAAAACCGGAAGTGATAAGCTCAGCTATAAAGATATCCCTGAATTGTTCAATACAGATGGGAAACACATCAATAAGGCCTTGATTCAGACTTTGCTATACACCTATGTTTATGAACAGTTTTCCGGAAAAACCGGTGTAGAACCCAATTTGTATGTAGTTAAAACGATGAGCCAGGATGGGGTATGGTTTAAATCGGGACGGCAGAGTTTATCGGGAGCTTACCTGGAAGAAGTGAAACCGGAGTTCTTATCGGCCCTCCGGGAAAAACTCACAGAGTTATTTGAGGGGCCTTATTTTAAATCGAGCCTTATCGAGGATAATTATAAATATTCTATTTATAAAACTTTATTTGGCAAGTAA